A DNA window from Phycisphaerales bacterium contains the following coding sequences:
- the glgP gene encoding alpha-glucan family phosphorylase: MLRSDQAHIRPFRVIPSLPEALQPLLDIARNLWWTWNPEAIALFVRLDPEQWHIHGHNPVKLLGHVSQDRLEQASRDESFLHEIYRVYSQLDQHVSSHGWFSNAHADVRDAKIAYFSAEFGLTECFQIYSGGLGILAGDHLKSASELGIPLVGVGLLYQHGYFMQYLNADGWQQETYPDLDFANQPINRVRDTNGDWVKITVRLPERDVRVAVWKCQVGRVPLYLLDTNLPENRTDDRQITRNLYGGDVEMRIQQEIILGIGGIRALAAIGIEPTVCHINEGHAAFLALERIRRLIESTDMSFVEAAAMQSAGHIFTTHTPVPAGIDRFHSSLMQRYFGEYVAGLKLDMEGLQALGRENVFDRNEYFSMAVLAIRTSNYCNAVSKLHGEVSRRMWRNVWPAVPEEEVPIVHVTNGVHSRSWLSRNMAELFNRYLGYRWQNDPADFTVWSRINDIPDEELWAIHNQRRSKLVTWARARVREQCEAYGRSMQETDRAVAALDPNALTIGFARRFATYKRATLLMRDPQRLSRLLADANRPIQFLIAGKAHPADSAGKEFIRELARFSQGSSDQSARIVFLENYDMNVARYLVTGCDVWLNTPRRGLEASGTSGMKAAVNGVVNCSILDGWWDEGYEPQAGFAIGRRERYVSDEQADAIESASLYDLFEGHILPEFYDRDSAGVPRRWVARMKRCIQSLAPMFNTNRMVHEYADLFYVSSHLRTKRLAADNMAGARGLAAQIERYRRLWQRIRIESVVADTHRPLPVRAPMPVEVIVRLDEFAPQEVCVQIYTGSVAASGDLVNGVAENMTHAADLGDGRHRYTGEIVAQQSGRRGLAVRVIPADDRLHTPFIPGLITWDAQGATTSSESAPRAAQVAAH; the protein is encoded by the coding sequence ATGCTTCGATCCGATCAGGCGCACATCCGCCCGTTCCGCGTCATTCCCTCCTTGCCCGAAGCCCTCCAGCCGCTGCTGGACATCGCGCGCAACCTCTGGTGGACGTGGAATCCCGAGGCCATTGCGCTGTTCGTGCGCCTCGACCCCGAGCAGTGGCACATCCACGGGCACAACCCCGTCAAACTCCTCGGCCACGTCAGCCAGGATCGCCTCGAACAGGCGTCGCGCGATGAGAGCTTTCTGCACGAGATCTACCGCGTCTACAGCCAGCTCGATCAGCACGTCTCGTCGCACGGCTGGTTCTCCAATGCGCATGCCGACGTGCGCGATGCGAAGATCGCTTACTTCTCAGCCGAGTTCGGCCTGACCGAGTGCTTCCAGATCTACTCGGGCGGCCTGGGCATCCTCGCGGGCGACCATCTCAAGTCCGCCAGCGAACTGGGCATCCCGCTGGTCGGCGTCGGCCTGCTCTACCAGCACGGCTACTTCATGCAGTACCTCAACGCCGACGGCTGGCAGCAGGAGACGTATCCCGATCTCGATTTCGCCAACCAGCCCATCAATCGCGTGCGCGACACCAACGGCGACTGGGTGAAGATCACCGTGCGTCTGCCCGAGCGCGATGTGCGGGTGGCGGTGTGGAAATGCCAGGTCGGCCGCGTGCCGCTCTACCTGCTTGACACGAATCTTCCCGAGAACCGGACCGACGATCGGCAGATCACGCGCAACCTCTACGGCGGCGACGTGGAGATGCGCATCCAGCAGGAGATCATCCTGGGCATCGGCGGCATCCGCGCGCTGGCGGCGATCGGCATCGAACCCACCGTGTGCCACATCAACGAAGGCCACGCCGCGTTCCTCGCCCTCGAGCGCATCCGCCGGCTCATCGAGAGCACCGACATGAGCTTTGTCGAGGCTGCGGCGATGCAGTCGGCCGGCCACATCTTCACGACGCACACGCCCGTGCCCGCCGGCATCGACCGGTTCCACTCCTCGCTCATGCAGCGCTACTTCGGCGAGTACGTCGCGGGGCTGAAGCTCGACATGGAGGGCCTGCAGGCGCTGGGACGCGAGAACGTCTTCGACCGCAACGAGTACTTCTCGATGGCGGTGCTGGCGATCCGCACGTCGAACTACTGCAACGCGGTCTCCAAACTGCACGGCGAAGTCAGCCGGAGAATGTGGCGCAACGTCTGGCCTGCCGTACCCGAAGAGGAAGTGCCCATCGTGCACGTGACCAACGGCGTGCACTCGCGCTCGTGGCTGTCGCGCAACATGGCCGAATTGTTCAACCGCTACCTCGGCTACCGCTGGCAGAACGATCCGGCAGACTTCACGGTCTGGAGCCGCATCAACGACATCCCCGACGAAGAACTCTGGGCCATCCACAACCAGCGGCGCAGCAAGCTCGTCACCTGGGCCCGCGCCCGCGTGCGCGAGCAGTGCGAAGCGTACGGCCGGAGCATGCAGGAAACGGATCGAGCCGTGGCGGCGCTTGACCCCAATGCGCTGACGATCGGCTTTGCGCGGCGCTTTGCGACCTACAAGCGGGCCACGCTGCTCATGCGCGATCCGCAGCGTCTCAGCCGCCTGCTCGCCGACGCCAATCGGCCGATTCAGTTTCTCATCGCCGGCAAGGCGCATCCGGCCGACTCAGCGGGCAAAGAATTCATCCGCGAACTCGCGCGCTTCTCGCAGGGTTCGAGCGACCAGAGCGCGCGAATCGTGTTCCTCGAGAACTACGACATGAACGTGGCGCGCTACCTCGTCACGGGCTGCGACGTCTGGCTCAACACGCCGCGCCGAGGTCTCGAGGCATCGGGCACGAGCGGCATGAAGGCGGCGGTCAACGGCGTGGTCAACTGCTCCATTCTCGACGGCTGGTGGGACGAGGGCTATGAGCCGCAGGCGGGCTTCGCCATCGGCCGGCGCGAACGCTACGTGAGCGACGAGCAGGCCGACGCGATCGAGTCGGCGAGCCTGTACGATCTCTTTGAGGGGCACATCCTGCCCGAGTTCTACGATCGCGATTCGGCGGGCGTGCCGCGCCGCTGGGTGGCGCGGATGAAGCGGTGCATCCAGTCGCTGGCGCCGATGTTCAACACCAATCGCATGGTGCACGAGTACGCCGATCTGTTTTACGTGAGCAGTCACCTGCGCACCAAGCGCCTTGCCGCCGACAACATGGCCGGCGCTCGCGGGCTGGCGGCGCAGATCGAGCGCTACCGCCGGCTCTGGCAGCGCATCCGCATCGAATCGGTCGTCGCCGACACGCACCGCCCGCTGCCGGTCCGCGCGCCGATGCCCGTCGAGGTGATCGTGCGCCTCGATGAATTCGCTCCGCAGGAAGTGTGCGTGCAGATCTACACCGGCTCGGTCGCAGCCAGCGGCGATCTCGTCAACGGCGTGGCGGAAAACATGACCCACGCGGCCGACCTCGGCGACGGACGACACCGCTACACCGGCGAGATCGTGGCCCAGCAGTCGGGCCGGCGCGGCCTGGCCGTGCGCGTCATCCCGGCCGACGACCGCCTGCACACGCCCTTCATCCCCGGCCTGATCACCTGGGATGCGCAAGGCGCGACGACCAGCAGCGAGAGCGCCCCGCGCGCCGCGCAGGTCGCCGCGCATTGA
- the dnaK gene encoding molecular chaperone DnaK yields MSKIIGIDLGTTNSVVAVMEGGQPKVLINSSGNRITPSIVAFTDKGERLVGQPAKHQQVTNPKNTIYSIKRFMGRRHNEVHNEEKMVPYEVFGGGDELVKVKVRDKTFTPPEVSAMILQDLKKTAEDYLGEKVDRAVITVPAYFNDSQRQATKDAGEIAGLKVERIINEPTAAALAYGLEKKKNAKIAVFDLGGGTFDISILDIGDGVFEVLSTNGDTHLGGDDFDQYLIDFVAEEFRKKEGIDIRKDPMALQRLKEGCEKAKCELSSTMETNINLPFITADQNGPKHLLVTVTRAKFESLCEPLFARLKGPCEQALKDARVNPSDIGEVVLVGGSTRMPRVQEMAKQIFQTQELDKSINPDEVVAVGAAIQGGVLQGDVKDVLLLDVTPLSLGVETLGGVMTRLIEKNTTIPTSRKEIFSTAADNQTSVTIHVLQGEREFARDNRTLARFDLADIAPAPRGMPQIEVEFAIDANGILNVSATDKATGKRQQVEVKGSSGLSKDEVEKMRRDAEAHAAEDKAQRELVDLKNRAENIVYQTRKHLTEHGDKVSGDVRGQIESALSNVESKLKEDDKNAIEAALKELERVSMELGKAVYESQSKAAPGGAAPGGQGGGQSDKGEDVIDAEYEVKDDNS; encoded by the coding sequence ATGTCAAAAATCATCGGCATCGACCTCGGCACGACCAACTCGGTGGTCGCCGTCATGGAAGGCGGCCAGCCGAAGGTTCTCATCAACTCTTCGGGCAACCGCATTACGCCGTCAATCGTCGCGTTCACCGACAAGGGCGAGCGCCTCGTCGGCCAGCCTGCCAAGCACCAGCAGGTCACCAACCCCAAAAACACCATCTACTCGATCAAGCGCTTCATGGGCCGCCGGCACAACGAAGTGCACAATGAAGAGAAGATGGTGCCCTACGAAGTGTTCGGCGGCGGCGATGAACTCGTCAAGGTCAAGGTCCGCGACAAGACCTTCACCCCGCCCGAAGTCTCGGCCATGATCCTCCAGGATCTCAAGAAGACCGCCGAAGACTACCTCGGCGAGAAGGTCGATCGCGCGGTCATCACCGTGCCCGCCTACTTCAACGACAGCCAGCGCCAGGCGACCAAGGACGCCGGCGAGATCGCCGGCCTCAAGGTCGAGCGCATCATCAACGAGCCGACCGCAGCAGCGCTCGCGTACGGTCTCGAGAAGAAGAAGAACGCCAAGATCGCCGTCTTTGACCTCGGCGGCGGCACGTTCGATATCTCCATTCTCGACATCGGCGACGGCGTGTTCGAAGTGCTCAGCACCAACGGCGACACGCACCTCGGCGGCGACGACTTCGACCAGTACCTCATCGACTTCGTGGCCGAAGAGTTCCGCAAGAAGGAAGGCATCGACATCCGCAAGGATCCGATGGCCCTGCAGCGCCTCAAGGAAGGGTGCGAAAAGGCCAAGTGCGAACTCTCCAGCACCATGGAGACCAACATCAACCTGCCGTTCATCACGGCGGACCAGAACGGCCCCAAGCACCTGCTCGTCACCGTGACGCGCGCCAAGTTTGAGTCGCTCTGCGAACCGCTGTTCGCCCGGCTCAAGGGCCCGTGCGAGCAGGCGCTCAAGGACGCCCGCGTCAACCCGAGCGACATCGGCGAGGTTGTCCTCGTCGGCGGCTCGACGCGCATGCCCCGCGTGCAGGAGATGGCCAAGCAGATCTTCCAGACGCAGGAACTCGACAAGTCGATCAACCCCGACGAAGTCGTGGCAGTCGGCGCGGCCATCCAGGGCGGCGTGCTTCAGGGCGACGTCAAGGACGTGCTCCTGCTCGACGTCACGCCGCTTTCGCTGGGCGTCGAAACGCTCGGCGGCGTCATGACGCGCCTCATCGAGAAGAACACGACCATTCCCACGTCGCGCAAGGAGATCTTCTCCACTGCGGCCGACAACCAGACGAGCGTGACCATCCACGTCCTGCAGGGCGAGCGCGAATTCGCCCGCGACAACCGGACGCTGGCGCGCTTCGACCTGGCGGACATCGCCCCGGCGCCGCGCGGCATGCCGCAGATCGAAGTCGAGTTCGCCATCGACGCCAACGGCATCCTCAACGTCTCTGCGACCGACAAGGCCACCGGCAAGCGCCAGCAGGTCGAGGTCAAGGGATCCAGCGGCCTGAGCAAGGACGAGGTCGAGAAGATGCGCCGCGACGCCGAGGCCCACGCGGCCGAGGACAAGGCGCAGCGCGAACTCGTCGATCTCAAGAACCGCGCGGAGAACATCGTCTACCAGACCCGCAAGCACCTCACCGAGCACGGCGACAAGGTCTCGGGCGACGTGCGCGGCCAGATCGAGTCGGCTCTGAGCAACGTCGAGAGCAAACTCAAGGAAGACGACAAGAACGCCATCGAAGCCGCGCTCAAGGAACTCGAGCGCGTCTCCATGGAACTCGGCAAGGCCGTGTACGAATCGCAGTCCAAGGCGGCCCCCGGCGGCGCTGCGCCCGGCGGGCAAGGCGGCGGCCAGAGCGACAAGGGTGAAGATGTCATCGACGCCGAGTACGAAGTCAAGGATGACAACAGCTGA